From Acidobacteriota bacterium, one genomic window encodes:
- a CDS encoding COX15/CtaA family protein: MNSRRTLSLLAWSMLSAVVVVVSSGAVVRATNSGAGCGESWPRCDQQLFPIPDSVEQLIEFTHRLLTTGLVLGGVALIVVARRILGRQDPVTRAAIVAFAFLIFESMLGASLVLFGWVDQDASIGRLIVVPLHLFNTFALIAAYALTAWRAAGRSDFSIAEAGHRGRTLMFGLVTLLVIAGLGALNALADTLFPADSLESAFREEFQTAAPFLLQVRVLHPLVAIAGGLGIVWIVRYLSIGMSDSARKRGRTIVWLVVAQFGVGLINIALLTPLELQVIHLLLADLLWIAYLFYVFEATVPRVVEKPVEVSV; encoded by the coding sequence ATGAACTCCCGTCGGACACTTTCCTTGCTTGCTTGGTCGATGCTCTCTGCTGTTGTCGTGGTCGTATCTTCGGGGGCGGTCGTACGAGCCACCAACTCGGGCGCAGGGTGCGGTGAGTCGTGGCCTCGCTGCGACCAGCAACTCTTCCCGATTCCAGACTCGGTCGAGCAGCTCATCGAGTTCACACACCGCCTGCTGACGACCGGACTCGTATTGGGGGGTGTTGCGCTGATCGTGGTGGCACGCCGCATACTTGGACGCCAAGACCCGGTGACGCGTGCTGCGATCGTCGCGTTTGCTTTTCTGATCTTTGAGTCAATGTTGGGTGCATCGCTCGTGTTGTTTGGGTGGGTCGATCAGGATGCATCCATTGGGAGGCTGATCGTTGTGCCGCTCCACCTCTTCAACACTTTTGCTTTGATTGCTGCGTATGCGCTCACGGCTTGGCGCGCCGCGGGTCGGTCAGATTTTTCGATCGCTGAGGCTGGGCACAGGGGCCGGACGCTGATGTTTGGTTTGGTGACGCTCCTTGTCATCGCGGGTCTTGGTGCGCTGAACGCGCTCGCGGATACGTTGTTCCCTGCGGACTCTCTTGAGTCGGCATTTCGGGAGGAGTTTCAGACCGCTGCACCGTTCCTCCTCCAGGTCCGAGTGTTGCACCCGTTGGTTGCGATTGCCGGTGGTCTCGGGATCGTGTGGATCGTTCGTTATCTGAGCATCGGTATGAGCGATTCCGCAAGAAAACGCGGTCGTACAATTGTCTGGCTCGTTGTCGCCCAGTTTGGTGTTGGGTTGATCAACATTGCCCTTCTTACGCCACTTGAGTTGCAGGTGATCCATCTGCTGCTTGCCGATCTCCTTTGGATTGCGTATCTGTTCTATGTATTCGAAGCGACCGTTCCCCGGGTTGTGGAAAAGCCAGTTGAGGTGTCGGTATGA
- a CDS encoding alpha/beta fold hydrolase, which translates to MAPSDTPGDGHLNVRRYGPTGTAVMALHGFTLTGEMFEPLGARTDLDIHAPDLPGHGSTTVRPTITTAVLALAAYLTEHGPMPVVGYSQGGRIGLRLAIDHPDLVPLLILVSVSFGIKNPVERADRAAADRALASSIRNSTIDAFVKRWLSHPVAAPCGLDNATRSWDRSVRLKNTTAGLADALEGMGQGQHGWLGDQAHDLPMPVVCVTGARDAAYSSIASRWCEEARSGGPSRCHVVVQNAGHNLVVERPDHFGPLIANLVTPCE; encoded by the coding sequence GTGGCACCATCCGATACGCCCGGGGATGGGCATCTCAACGTCCGCCGCTACGGCCCGACAGGAACAGCGGTAATGGCGCTACACGGATTTACGCTCACGGGCGAAATGTTTGAACCGTTGGGCGCAAGGACCGATCTCGACATCCACGCCCCAGACCTCCCCGGTCACGGATCAACAACGGTGAGGCCGACCATCACCACCGCCGTGCTAGCTCTCGCAGCGTATCTCACCGAACACGGGCCGATGCCGGTTGTCGGCTACTCGCAAGGAGGACGTATCGGGCTGCGATTGGCCATTGATCATCCCGACCTCGTTCCGCTGCTGATCCTCGTTTCGGTATCGTTCGGAATCAAGAACCCGGTTGAACGCGCCGATCGTGCCGCCGCGGACAGGGCGCTGGCATCGTCGATTCGTAACAGCACGATCGACGCTTTCGTCAAACGTTGGCTGTCACACCCTGTCGCAGCACCCTGCGGCCTCGACAATGCAACAAGGTCATGGGATCGTTCGGTGAGGCTCAAAAACACCACCGCCGGTCTCGCGGACGCCCTAGAAGGGATGGGTCAGGGGCAACACGGTTGGCTGGGAGACCAGGCACACGACCTTCCCATGCCGGTGGTGTGCGTCACCGGCGCACGCGACGCCGCGTATTCGTCAATCGCCAGTCGCTGGTGCGAGGAGGCGAGGTCGGGTGGCCCAAGTCGCTGCCACGTTGTCGTCCAAAACGCCGGACACAACCTCGTCGTGGAACGGCCTGACCATTTTGGTCCGCTGATCGCGAATCTGGTCACGCCTTGCGAATAG
- a CDS encoding alpha/beta fold hydrolase, with the protein MRFRTVVRYGILGWVGWRLFGPSPSPPGSGHQTRPIRMPGRTVFVGDDEMFVREVGAESAPPLVLIHGWSLDGELTFHRIVPELAKDFRVIIPDLRNHGRSRWVRTGTEVDDIADDIAGLLAALGIERAPVFGYSLGGMVLQALVHRHPSLVSYAILGATAARPIGEQRVLTRVAFWAGRAITRVSIHELASGTTRFLVKSGGIDASHARWMYEGLMRKDASLYYEIGNAVWRFDGRPWLRHWNTPVTQIIPTQDIVVDPAAQYELAGLLSNVDVNVIEIVGEGHESILTLPEVYVSAIRESLAVN; encoded by the coding sequence ATGAGGTTTCGAACGGTTGTTAGGTATGGCATTCTCGGATGGGTCGGTTGGAGACTCTTCGGGCCTTCACCGTCACCACCGGGGTCTGGGCACCAGACCCGCCCGATCCGCATGCCGGGTCGTACGGTGTTCGTAGGAGACGATGAGATGTTCGTCCGCGAGGTTGGCGCTGAGTCTGCGCCCCCCCTTGTGCTGATCCACGGCTGGAGTCTCGACGGCGAACTCACCTTTCATCGCATAGTCCCAGAACTTGCAAAGGATTTCCGCGTCATCATCCCGGACCTTCGCAACCACGGCCGATCGCGTTGGGTTCGCACGGGTACCGAAGTCGACGACATCGCGGACGACATTGCCGGTCTGTTGGCCGCTCTCGGCATTGAACGAGCTCCTGTGTTCGGCTACTCGCTCGGTGGCATGGTTTTACAAGCGCTTGTCCACCGACACCCGTCGCTGGTGTCGTATGCGATCCTTGGTGCGACCGCAGCTCGGCCAATCGGTGAGCAGCGCGTGTTGACCCGCGTGGCGTTCTGGGCCGGGAGGGCAATAACGCGAGTCTCCATCCACGAACTCGCATCGGGTACGACACGTTTTCTTGTGAAATCAGGAGGCATAGACGCGTCTCACGCACGGTGGATGTACGAGGGTCTTATGCGCAAAGACGCATCCCTCTACTACGAGATCGGCAACGCCGTCTGGCGCTTCGACGGCAGGCCTTGGCTCAGACATTGGAACACGCCGGTTACCCAGATCATCCCTACCCAGGACATCGTGGTGGATCCGGCCGCCCAATACGAACTTGCGGGTCTACTTTCCAACGTCGATGTCAACGTCATTGAAATTGTCGGTGAGGGTCACGAGTCGATCTTGACGTTGCCCGAGGTTTACGTCAGTGCGATCCGAGAGTCCCTTGCGGTCAATTGA
- the selD gene encoding selenide, water dikinase SelD: MSSRCRHSTRLQFRPKNAATVVKGAALSAKGGDIVKPRLTSFSHGAGUGCKLSSDELAQVLRPLHNRAHHEDPNVLVGFGTSDDAGVYRLGDDIAIVQTVDFFTPIVDDPFDWGRIGAANALSDLYAMGATPITALQVAGWPRDTLPLDMLSDVFAGGTTILEEANCALLGGHTIVDDEPKYGLSVTGTVHPDEIVTNAGAEPGDVLFLTKPLGSGVISTGIKRGVVGDAQVRVVVDSMATLNAGAANAMRRVGVHAATDVTGFGLLGHLGEMVRASQVSATLTWDDVPFFDGVHDLIQDGVVPGGTERNLTAASRFTNFGGHDRTRQIALADAQTSGGLLIAVMPQMKKALAQALLEEGVSAAVIGTVQKRTFSDGPSGTITVL, from the coding sequence ATGTCTTCACGGTGCCGCCACTCCACTAGGCTGCAATTTCGGCCAAAGAACGCGGCGACGGTTGTCAAAGGGGCGGCACTGTCGGCAAAAGGAGGTGACATTGTGAAACCACGGCTGACCAGCTTCTCGCACGGTGCGGGCTGAGGTTGCAAGCTCAGTTCCGATGAGCTGGCGCAAGTCTTGCGCCCCTTACACAATCGAGCACACCACGAGGACCCCAACGTTCTCGTCGGTTTTGGCACGTCTGACGATGCGGGCGTCTACCGCCTCGGAGACGACATCGCCATCGTCCAAACAGTGGATTTCTTTACACCGATTGTCGATGATCCGTTTGATTGGGGTCGTATCGGCGCGGCGAACGCGCTTTCAGATCTCTATGCAATGGGCGCAACGCCGATCACTGCGCTACAAGTCGCCGGCTGGCCTCGCGACACGTTGCCGCTGGATATGTTGAGCGACGTGTTCGCCGGCGGAACGACCATCCTCGAAGAGGCAAACTGCGCTCTCCTCGGCGGTCACACGATCGTGGATGACGAGCCGAAGTACGGTCTCTCGGTGACCGGCACGGTGCACCCTGACGAAATCGTGACGAACGCCGGGGCGGAGCCGGGTGACGTCCTGTTTCTTACTAAGCCGCTCGGCAGCGGTGTCATTTCGACCGGCATCAAGAGAGGGGTAGTCGGTGATGCACAGGTCCGTGTTGTTGTCGACTCGATGGCGACACTCAATGCCGGCGCAGCGAATGCGATGCGCCGGGTCGGGGTGCACGCAGCGACAGACGTGACCGGTTTTGGATTGCTCGGCCATCTTGGGGAGATGGTTCGGGCTTCGCAGGTTTCGGCGACCTTGACGTGGGACGACGTCCCATTTTTCGATGGAGTACATGATTTGATTCAAGACGGCGTCGTACCTGGAGGGACGGAGAGAAATCTCACCGCTGCGTCGCGGTTTACGAACTTTGGCGGCCATGATCGCACACGACAGATCGCGCTCGCCGATGCACAGACCTCTGGTGGGCTGTTGATTGCGGTCATGCCTCAGATGAAGAAGGCGCTGGCGCAGGCGCTGCTTGAGGAGGGAGTTTCGGCGGCGGTAATCGGCACGGTGCAGAAACGGACTTTCTCCGACGGACCGTCCGGCACAATTACGGTGCTGTAA
- the mgtE gene encoding magnesium transporter, with translation MRFRFLRPRIIADGLRDLARRKPSEAQEFFEQHAGEWTSLAAENPHNAADILEVLTETSALDLLQRLDADVAGDVLDEMHPEASANLLAELSTTDIAALISAMESDQAADVVGRFRASEQATILAELDDQHSVAISNLLRHAPDSAGGLMTTDVASLPIGMTTGEAIESLRRFHEELGSNLTYVYVVDNDGRLRGVVSFRELFFARPGRGLDDVMVENPISVTTTTDREVVSELVQRYRLLAIPVVDSHHILVGMVKVDEALEAVQAEATEDIAAMVGAGTQETVFTPVAVSIRRRFPWIVVNLAIGIVIASVIIRYESVIADNARLAAYMPIIALLAGNAGAQSLAVVIRGMSAGELPPGRALRAIRREFAIVALNGVMIALIIAGGTAVLFDSRTATIFFIAIVAAFLAAGITGAGIPLALRKMGLDPAMASNIFLTMVTDIVGMGGFLAIASALL, from the coding sequence ATGCGCTTCAGGTTTCTTCGACCCCGGATCATCGCCGACGGGCTTCGAGATTTGGCGCGCCGGAAACCGTCCGAGGCACAGGAATTTTTCGAGCAACACGCTGGCGAGTGGACCTCGCTCGCCGCGGAAAATCCACACAACGCTGCCGATATCCTTGAGGTCTTGACCGAAACCTCGGCCCTCGATCTGTTGCAGCGTTTGGACGCGGATGTGGCTGGCGACGTGCTCGACGAAATGCACCCCGAGGCGTCCGCGAATCTACTTGCAGAACTCTCGACCACTGACATTGCAGCGCTGATCTCCGCAATGGAGTCTGACCAAGCCGCCGACGTAGTCGGACGTTTCCGGGCATCGGAGCAAGCGACAATTCTCGCCGAATTAGACGACCAACACAGTGTTGCGATCTCGAACCTACTTCGCCATGCCCCCGACTCGGCAGGTGGGCTGATGACGACCGACGTTGCATCGCTTCCGATCGGAATGACAACGGGCGAGGCGATCGAATCGCTCCGACGTTTCCACGAGGAACTCGGAAGCAACCTCACGTATGTCTACGTCGTTGACAACGACGGACGCCTTCGGGGGGTCGTGTCATTTCGCGAATTGTTCTTTGCGCGCCCCGGCCGGGGGTTGGACGATGTCATGGTCGAGAACCCGATCTCAGTAACGACGACGACCGACCGTGAAGTCGTGTCCGAACTGGTGCAGAGGTATCGACTCTTAGCCATTCCTGTAGTTGATTCGCACCACATACTCGTGGGTATGGTGAAAGTTGATGAAGCGCTGGAGGCCGTCCAGGCCGAGGCGACGGAAGATATAGCTGCCATGGTCGGTGCTGGAACACAAGAAACGGTGTTCACGCCAGTCGCGGTGTCCATACGGAGGCGGTTCCCATGGATAGTTGTGAATCTCGCGATCGGGATCGTCATCGCCAGCGTCATCATTCGTTATGAGTCGGTGATCGCCGACAATGCGCGCCTCGCGGCCTACATGCCGATCATCGCACTCCTCGCTGGAAACGCCGGGGCGCAAAGCCTCGCGGTGGTTATTCGCGGAATGTCTGCGGGCGAACTACCACCAGGTAGGGCGCTCCGGGCAATACGCCGCGAGTTCGCGATTGTCGCTCTGAACGGCGTCATGATCGCGCTGATTATCGCGGGCGGCACTGCCGTGCTGTTCGACTCGCGCACTGCAACGATTTTCTTCATCGCTATCGTCGCGGCGTTCCTCGCAGCGGGAATCACGGGCGCGGGAATACCCCTGGCGCTCCGAAAGATGGGCCTAGACCCTGCAATGGCGTCAAACATTTTCCTCACGATGGTTACCGACATCGTCGGGATGGGTGGCTTCCTTGCGATCGCATCAGCACTGCTATGA
- a CDS encoding diguanylate cyclase: protein MHSLLLIGFDSTNRSALFDHLSDLDWDVSVVETSGESAVDVAAKHDADFAVLPLSVAELFGPGLVQVEIPFLVCLPLGSTQNVTGAIAAGAAGVTTERPKDVEIAIAAIERTGAYLDPLLAGNMFGEIARLYRREIARAEEVDELVEQLNDVAATDYLTGLHSRGYFFERLTTELDRALRHGRPVSVLIIDIDGLESINGLRGRDAGDRVIRDIGLVVGDVVRSMDVACRTGGDEFAIILPETAADGALLVAERVRESVKGLVVGGVGAVAVSVGIASAPTHASTTDGLVDAADRALYTARSTLGGSSRVVDAVLSGIETASRRTRAGIVGALVRVIRLRDPDLAVRAERTEAIAVAIGSRLGLSVSQLRHLSVAALLADVGKIGLPDDILHKTSPLSADDWELVHDFPKRGFELLGGFVHPDVSEAVLSTHERWDGDGYPRGLKGQTIPQLSRILHVSDAYTAMTTDRPYRDSLSPAAAAAELRRCAGDQFDPTVVAAAVEELTLGEAGAASLAG, encoded by the coding sequence GTGCATAGTCTCCTCTTAATCGGGTTTGATTCAACGAACCGTTCGGCGTTATTCGATCACCTTTCGGATTTGGACTGGGATGTTTCAGTGGTGGAAACGTCTGGTGAGTCTGCGGTGGATGTCGCTGCCAAACACGACGCCGATTTCGCCGTCCTGCCGCTCAGTGTCGCGGAACTGTTTGGTCCCGGACTTGTTCAGGTAGAGATCCCGTTTCTCGTATGCCTTCCGCTCGGCTCGACGCAAAACGTTACTGGCGCGATCGCGGCCGGCGCTGCTGGTGTCACCACAGAACGACCCAAAGATGTCGAGATCGCGATCGCGGCGATCGAACGGACAGGGGCTTATCTCGATCCGCTTCTCGCCGGCAACATGTTCGGCGAAATTGCTCGGCTTTATCGGCGCGAAATCGCCCGCGCCGAAGAGGTCGACGAACTCGTCGAGCAACTAAACGACGTCGCGGCAACCGACTATCTGACCGGTCTGCACTCCCGGGGATACTTTTTTGAGCGGTTGACCACTGAGCTCGACCGTGCGTTGCGTCACGGCCGTCCGGTCTCGGTCCTCATTATTGATATCGATGGACTCGAGAGCATCAACGGTCTTCGGGGGCGAGACGCCGGCGATCGCGTCATTCGTGACATCGGCCTGGTCGTTGGGGACGTCGTACGATCGATGGACGTTGCATGCCGCACTGGCGGCGACGAATTTGCGATCATCCTGCCTGAGACTGCCGCGGATGGAGCGCTTCTTGTTGCGGAAAGAGTTCGCGAATCTGTGAAGGGTCTCGTCGTGGGTGGTGTTGGTGCGGTGGCCGTAAGTGTCGGTATCGCGAGTGCGCCGACACACGCGTCAACGACGGACGGACTCGTTGACGCGGCCGATCGGGCGCTTTACACCGCTCGGTCAACCCTGGGCGGAAGCAGCCGCGTGGTCGATGCCGTGTTGTCCGGCATCGAAACAGCGTCTCGCCGTACTCGGGCGGGAATCGTCGGTGCCCTCGTTCGGGTCATCCGACTTCGAGACCCTGATTTGGCTGTGCGCGCCGAGCGGACCGAGGCAATTGCGGTCGCTATCGGGTCACGTCTGGGTCTGTCGGTCAGTCAACTGCGGCATCTCAGCGTCGCGGCCTTGCTGGCGGACGTCGGCAAGATCGGGTTGCCGGACGATATTCTGCACAAGACTTCGCCGTTGTCAGCAGACGATTGGGAACTCGTCCATGACTTTCCCAAGCGCGGGTTTGAGCTACTCGGGGGCTTCGTTCATCCAGACGTCTCCGAGGCGGTTCTGTCAACACATGAGCGTTGGGACGGTGACGGATACCCCCGTGGACTCAAAGGACAGACCATTCCACAGCTTTCCCGAATCCTTCATGTTTCGGACGCGTACACCGCAATGACGACCGATCGGCCGTATCGAGACAGCCTTTCGCCGGCGGCGGCTGCTGCGGAACTGCGGCGCTGCGCAGGAGACCAATTTGACCCGACGGTTGTGGCCGCGGCTGTTGAAGAGTTGACGCTCGGCGAGGCTGGCGCAGCATCGTTGGCGGGGTAG
- a CDS encoding aminotransferase class IV, producing MAAPLGDVLINGEPVAPDRAAVSVFDVGFQRGYGCFEAMRSYQGSVFRGEQHVERLLASAESLQLPVVDGATLIDWIGDRARQAGDAVIRVFVTGGTDFGSLGTNAKTIVFAEELPTIPASTSLRPTPAPWHSDGTESELTGAKTMSYGPNMAARQHARALGFGDALLVGRLGHVLEGPTYSVGWFTDGAFETPALRHGILASITRAATVEVAAHLGISVVEGTFNEDRLRAADEVFVMSTIREILPVVRIADTTYAYGPLTKQLQIGFRDLVAAELGPVE from the coding sequence TTGGCAGCGCCGCTAGGAGACGTCCTGATCAATGGTGAACCCGTCGCACCGGACCGAGCGGCGGTGTCGGTGTTCGATGTCGGCTTCCAGCGTGGGTACGGTTGTTTCGAGGCGATGAGGTCATACCAGGGCAGCGTTTTTCGGGGCGAGCAACACGTGGAGCGGTTGTTGGCGAGTGCAGAGTCGTTGCAGCTTCCTGTTGTAGACGGCGCAACGTTGATCGATTGGATTGGCGATCGTGCCCGTCAAGCAGGCGACGCAGTTATCCGAGTGTTTGTTACTGGAGGCACAGATTTCGGTTCGCTCGGCACCAACGCCAAAACGATTGTGTTTGCGGAGGAACTTCCGACCATTCCGGCTTCGACGAGTTTGCGGCCCACTCCGGCACCGTGGCATTCCGACGGGACCGAGTCGGAACTTACCGGGGCGAAGACTATGTCGTACGGTCCCAACATGGCGGCCCGCCAACACGCAAGAGCTTTAGGGTTTGGTGACGCGCTGCTCGTTGGGCGACTCGGTCATGTGCTTGAGGGTCCGACATACTCCGTTGGATGGTTCACCGACGGCGCGTTCGAGACGCCCGCACTTAGGCATGGCATTCTCGCTTCGATCACTCGCGCGGCGACAGTTGAGGTCGCCGCCCATCTGGGGATCTCCGTTGTAGAAGGCACATTCAATGAAGATCGCTTGCGAGCCGCGGACGAAGTCTTCGTCATGTCGACCATCCGAGAGATCCTTCCCGTGGTGCGCATTGCGGACACCACCTACGCCTACGGTCCGCTGACAAAACAGCTCCAGATTGGTTTCCGAGACCTGGTCGCCGCCGAGCTTGGACCGGTCGAGTAG